One Methylobacterium oryzae DNA window includes the following coding sequences:
- a CDS encoding biliverdin-producing heme oxygenase — protein sequence MRSREGLHARLRAATDPAHRALEASLDWQARVATLGGYRELLGRLYGFHAVWESAIGSGLADEPFLAPRRRLALLAADLVHLGLQPGAVAALPRPAAPVLRGPAAATGALYVLEGSTLGGQLIGRHIAGLHGFSDAGLAYYRAHGPAAGAMWAAFRTRLDAFGDDPAAEAALTGAALSTFAAMRAWLCPVPELPAAA from the coding sequence GTGAGATCCCGCGAAGGCCTGCACGCGCGGCTGCGCGCCGCGACCGATCCGGCCCACCGGGCGCTGGAGGCGTCCCTCGACTGGCAGGCGCGGGTGGCGACGCTCGGCGGCTACCGGGAGCTGCTGGGACGCCTCTACGGCTTCCACGCGGTCTGGGAATCGGCCATCGGGTCCGGGCTCGCCGACGAGCCGTTCCTGGCGCCGCGCCGCCGACTCGCGCTCCTCGCGGCCGACCTCGTCCATCTCGGCCTTCAGCCCGGCGCGGTCGCGGCGCTCCCGAGACCGGCCGCTCCGGTTCTCCGCGGGCCGGCCGCCGCCACGGGCGCGCTCTACGTGCTGGAGGGATCGACCCTCGGCGGGCAGCTGATCGGCCGCCACATCGCCGGCCTGCACGGCTTCTCCGACGCGGGGCTCGCCTATTACCGGGCGCACGGGCCCGCCGCGGGGGCGATGTGGGCCGCCTTCCGCACGCGCCTGGACGCGTTCGGCGACGACCCGGCCGCGGAGGCCGCGCTCACCGGCGCGGCCTTGTCGACCTTCGCGGCGATGCGCGCGTGGCTCTGCCCGGTCCCGGAGCTGCCGGCCGCCGCCTGA
- the gmk gene encoding guanylate kinase: MTEPAGSVSDSIARRGLILILSSPSGAGKTTLTRAIAQDPSWALDLSISVTTRGRRPSEIDGRHYHFIEREAFDDLRERDDLLEWAEVHGNFYGTPRRPVEKVLGSGRDMIFDIDYQGTRQVRSKLAQDVVTVFILPPSMAELRQRLERRAEDSAETIEKRLANARTEIQRWVEYDYVIVNDDLQNAFRALQGILAAERLRRARRTGLAPFVEGLLAETP, encoded by the coding sequence ATGACCGAGCCGGCCGGGAGCGTCTCCGACTCGATCGCGCGGCGCGGGTTGATCCTGATCCTCTCCTCGCCTTCGGGCGCGGGAAAGACCACCCTGACGCGGGCGATCGCGCAGGATCCGAGCTGGGCGCTCGACCTGTCGATCTCGGTGACCACGCGGGGGCGGCGGCCCTCCGAGATCGACGGGCGGCACTACCACTTCATCGAGCGCGAGGCGTTCGACGACCTGCGCGAGCGCGACGACCTGCTCGAATGGGCCGAGGTCCACGGCAACTTCTACGGCACGCCCCGGCGGCCGGTGGAGAAGGTGCTCGGCTCCGGCCGGGACATGATCTTCGACATCGACTACCAGGGCACGCGGCAGGTGCGCTCCAAGCTCGCCCAGGACGTGGTGACGGTCTTCATCCTGCCGCCCAGCATGGCCGAGCTGCGCCAGCGCCTGGAGCGCCGGGCGGAGGATTCCGCCGAGACGATCGAGAAGCGTCTCGCCAACGCCCGGACCGAGATCCAGCGCTGGGTCGAGTACGACTACGTCATCGTCAACGACGATCTGCAGAACGCCTTCCGGGCCCTCCAGGGGATCCTGGCGGCCGAGCGCCTCCGGCGGGCGCGCCGCACCGGCCTCGCCCCCTTCGTCGAGGGCCTGCTGGCCGAGACGCCGTGA
- a CDS encoding DMT family transporter has product MLAFALSALLAVLAGAGLVLQQILNANLRAGLDSASWAGVSSYAVGLACMALLAAALRDPVPTAGVAERIPWWTWSGGLFGAVFIGLAILLVPKLGAATFFALLVTGQMVASVLFDHAGLLGLAQRPVDLPRLLGIALLIGGVVLIRR; this is encoded by the coding sequence ATGCTCGCCTTCGCGCTCTCCGCCCTGCTCGCCGTGCTGGCGGGCGCCGGACTCGTCTTGCAGCAGATCCTGAACGCGAATCTCCGCGCGGGCCTCGACTCCGCGTCCTGGGCCGGCGTCTCCAGCTACGCGGTCGGGCTCGCCTGCATGGCGCTCCTCGCCGCCGCCTTGCGCGACCCGGTGCCGACGGCCGGCGTGGCGGAGCGCATCCCGTGGTGGACCTGGAGCGGCGGCCTGTTCGGCGCGGTGTTCATCGGCCTCGCGATCCTGCTGGTCCCGAAGCTCGGCGCCGCGACCTTCTTCGCGCTCCTCGTCACGGGCCAGATGGTCGCCTCGGTGCTGTTCGACCACGCCGGCCTGCTCGGCCTCGCGCAGCGGCCCGTCGACCTGCCGCGCCTCCTGGGGATCGCGCTCCTGATCGGCGGCGTCGTGCTGATCCGCCGCTAG
- a CDS encoding LysR family transcriptional regulator yields the protein MMNPAHLDLFRAVMRHGGMTRAGEVLGIGQPHISRAIAQLEAALGFALFVRGHGNAFPTPEGEAFAQEVAQTYAGLDHLQQAARRIRERGTGGLRVACQPSLAAGLLPRAIRRLDAECPDLRISVHVPSPDTIWSWTASGQCDLGLARPRSGHAGVSAEPFLRVAAVCALPRGHALVRRRVVTAADLAGVPLIAAGSSPVQAATEAAFASAGATPRFALMAEYTAARCGLVAEGLGAAIVDPVPARALGGLPIVLRPFRPEIPIETLLLRPAGRPPGRLVERLMLHLAAERDALVAA from the coding sequence ATGATGAACCCCGCACATCTCGACCTCTTCCGCGCCGTGATGCGCCACGGCGGCATGACGCGGGCCGGCGAGGTCCTGGGCATCGGGCAGCCCCATATCAGCCGCGCCATCGCGCAGCTGGAGGCGGCCCTCGGCTTCGCGCTGTTCGTGCGCGGGCACGGCAACGCGTTCCCGACCCCGGAGGGCGAGGCCTTCGCCCAGGAGGTCGCGCAGACCTACGCGGGCCTCGATCACCTGCAGCAGGCCGCGCGCCGGATCCGCGAGCGCGGCACCGGCGGATTGCGCGTCGCCTGCCAGCCCTCCCTGGCCGCCGGATTGCTGCCGCGCGCCATTCGCCGCCTCGACGCGGAATGCCCGGATCTGCGCATCTCGGTCCACGTCCCCAGCCCAGACACGATCTGGTCGTGGACCGCCTCGGGCCAGTGTGACCTCGGCCTCGCCCGGCCGCGCTCCGGCCATGCCGGGGTGAGCGCCGAGCCGTTCCTGCGGGTCGCGGCCGTGTGCGCGCTGCCCCGCGGGCACGCCCTGGTCCGCCGGCGCGTCGTCACGGCGGCGGATCTCGCCGGGGTGCCGCTGATCGCGGCCGGGTCGAGCCCCGTGCAGGCGGCCACCGAGGCGGCCTTCGCGAGCGCCGGCGCGACGCCGCGCTTCGCCCTGATGGCCGAGTACACGGCGGCCCGCTGCGGCCTCGTCGCCGAGGGACTCGGCGCCGCCATCGTCGATCCGGTCCCGGCACGGGCGCTCGGCGGGCTGCCCATCGTGCTGCGGCCGTTCCGGCCCGAGATTCCCATCGAGACGCTGCTGCTCCGGCCGGCGGGCCGGCCACCGGGGCGGCTCGTCGAGCGGCTGATGCTCCATCTGGCGGCGGAGCGGGACGCCCTCGTCGCCGCCTGA